Genomic window (Sphingomonas japonica):
GGCGAAGCTGCAGGTGAGCTTCGCGTTCCGGCCGTTCGACGACGCTGGCGCGCTGGACGGCCTGCGCTTTGCGTGGACGCAGACGATGTTCTGGGCGATCGACGAGCCCTCGGGGCCGTTCCGATCGACCAATTACGCGCCCGAGCTGTTTTACGTGCACAACCTGTCGGACACGCTGACGGTGTCGGGCGGCTACCGCCACGATTCGAACGGGCGCGGCGACATCGGCTCGATCGACGCCAACCGGTTGTACGCGCAAATCGCCAAGCGCTGGGATTTGGGCAACGACTGGTCGGTCGTCGCCGCGCCGCGCGTCTGGGCCTATGTCGGCAAGCAGGGCGCGGCGCCCGATCTCGACCGCTATTGGGGGTTCACCGCGCTCCATCTGGGAATCGGGCAACGCGACGGCGTCCGCCTCGCAATCGATGCGCGTGGCAATCCCGGCACCGGCAGGGGGGCGGCCGAAGCCTATCTGTCCTATCCGCTGGCGCGGATCGGCGGTGGGCTGGGCATCTACGCCTTCGGGCAGGGCTTTACCGGCTATGGCGAGGCGATCGACGACTATGCGCTCCAGCGCACGCACGCGCGCTTCGGTATCGCGCTGACCCGATAACGGCGATAAGGTGCCGATCACTGCCGTTGAGGAGATTTCCCATGCGCCTATCGCTGTTGCTCGCCGCCCTTGCCCTGCCCTTTGCGGCGCCGGTCGGCGCGGCGCTGGCACCGGGAGCCAAGGCCCCCGATTTCCGCACCCAGGGCGCGCTGAACGGCAAGGTGTTCAACCTGACGCTGTCGGACCAGCTGACCAACGGGCCGGTCGTCCTGTACTTTTTCCCCGCGGCATTTACGCCGGGCTGCAATGCCGAAGCCAAGGCGTTCGCCGATGCGACTGCGCAGTTCAAGGCGGCGGGGGCGACGGTGATCGGCATGTCGGCCGATCCGGTCAACCGACTGGTCGCGTTCTCGACCGAACATTGCGCGGGCAAGTTCGCGGTCGCCAGCGCCGGGCCAAAGGTCGTGAGCGGCTATGACGTGGCGCTGGCCGGGCGCAAGATGACCAGCCGGACCAGCTATGTCATCGCCCGTGACGGCCGCATCGTCTATGCACATGACGATCCCAGCCCCGCAGGACATATCACCGGCACGTTGGCGGCGGTGAAGAAGCTCGCCCGCAGCTGAAACGAAAAGGGCGACCGGATCGCTCCGGCCGCCCTTCGTCATCGAGGGTAGGCGATCAGTTGGTTGGCGCTGGCGTCGTCGACACGCCCGCCTCCGCCTGGATCGCCGCCTGCACCTTGCCCTGCAGCGTGGTGTCAGTCTGCGCCGTCTGGGCGATCGCATTGAACTTGGCCGGTTCGAGACCCTGTTCCTGGACCTTTGCCGCCATCTGCGTCTGCTTCTGCTCGGCGGGGATCGTCGTATCCTTCTGGATCGCATCGAGCGCGACCACCGCCTTGGCGAACTGCGTCACTTCGGCATCGGTGATGCTGGCCGCCGAGACGGCCGGAGCGGCCGTGGTCGGGGCAGCGGTTGTCGGAGCCGCGTTGGAGGGGGCGCCGGTCGTCGGCGGAGTCGTCTGCTGCATATTCGGGCTGGGTGTCGTGGTCTGCGCCAGTGCGGGCGCAGAGATGGTGACAAGTCCAGCAGCGATCAGCGATCGGGTGAGCGTCTTCATCTCGAAATCTCCGTGATCCGTGCAAACAAATCGGGTTGCACCGATACCTATCATGGTTGCCAAGTTCATTTTCAACGCATACGCGGTCGGCAGTTGCTTAGACGGGTCCGGTTGTCGCTCCAGATATAGCCTGGATGGCCGGCCAGATACCACGCACTACTATTCTATGCTGGATTCGAGCCGCGGCAACTCGCAGCGGGCCATCGGATGCGACAGGCTTGACCCCGACTGGTGCCGCAGTGCAGCAAGGCGGCATGGCCAGCCTCCCCGCGATCACTAACAACCCGGATATCCGCTTTCTGGGTCGGCTCCTCGGCGACGTGATCCGCGGCTATGGCGGCGAGGAACTGTTCAAGCGCACCGAGTATATCCGCTCGACCTCGGTCGATCGTCACCGCGGCGTCGCCGGGGCGGACGCGATCGATCCGGGGCTCGACCGGCTGAGCCTCGACGAGACGCTCGATTTCGTGCGGGGATTCATGCTGTTCTCGATGCTCGCCAACCTCGCCGAGGATCGTCAGGGCGTCGCCGCCGAGGCGGATGCTGATATCGAACACGCGCTAGACAAGCTCGCCGATCACGGCATCGATCGAGCTGCGGTGGCCAAGCTGCTCGATCGCGCGCTGATCGTGCCGGTGCTGACCGCGCATCCCACCGAAGTGCGGCGCAAGTCGATGATCGATCACAAGAACCGCATTGCCGAGCTGATGGCGCTCAAGGATCGCGGCATCGCCGAAACCGAGGATGGCGATCAGGTCGACAACGCGATCCTGCGCCAGATCGCGTTGCTGTGGCAGACGCGGGTGCTACGCCGCGAACGGCTGTACGTCACCGACGAGGTGGAAAATGCGCTGAGCTATCTGCGCGACGTGTTCGTGCCGACGCTGCCCGCGCTCTATGCCCGCTGGGACCGCGCGCTGGGCGAGCGCGTGCCGACGTTCCTCAAGCCCGGCAGCTGGATCGGCGGCGACCGCGACGGCAACCCCTATGTCACCGCCGAGTCGATGCGGCATGCGCTGGCGCGCGCCGCGGAGACGGTGATCGGCCAGTATCTGGACGCGGTGCATGCGCTGGGCGCCGAGCTGTCGATCTCGACCGAGCACGTCGCGGTCGATGCCGGAGTGGAGCAGCTTGCCGAAGCCAGCGGCGACGAGGCCAGGAGCCGCGCCGACGAACCCTATCGCCGCGCTTTGTCGGGCATCTATGCGCGGCTGGCGGCGACGCACGAGGAGCTGGCCGGCAAGCCCGCGCCGCGCCCCGGGCCGCTGGCCGGTGACGCCTACGCTGAGCCGGGCGAACTGCGCCGCGACCTGCGCGCGATCGCGCACGCGCTCGCGGCCGAAGGCGGCGGCACGCTGGCGTCGGGCGGCGCGCTGGGGCGATTGATCCGCGCCGTCGAAATTTTCGGATTCCACCTCGCCACGCTCGACATGCGGCAGAATTCGGCGGTGCACGAGCGCGTCGTCGCCGAGTTGCTCAAGGTCGGCGGAGTGTCGCCCGATTATCTGGCGCTCGGTGAAGAGGAGCGCGTCGCGCTGCTGCGCCGCGAGCTCGAAAGCCCGCGGCCGCTGACCAGCCGCTATGCGACCTATTCGGACGAGACCGCGTCCGAACTTGCCATCCTCCACGCCGCTGCGGAGGCGCATGCCCGGTTCGGGCGGGCCGCGATCACCAACTATGTCGTGTCGATGGCGGAGTCGGTGTCCGACCTGCTCGAAGTGCATCTGCTGCTCAAGGAAGCGGGGCTGTACGTGCCGGGCGATCCACCGCAGGCCCACATCATGGCGGTTCCGCTGTTCGAGACGGTCGCCGATCTGGAAGCGGCGCCGGCGATCATGGCCGACTGGTTCGCGCTGCCCGAGGTCGCCGCGATCGCCCGGACACGCGGATATCAGGAAGTGATGATCGGCTATTCCGATTCCAACAAGGACGGCGGCTATCTGACCTCGACTTGGCAACTGGCGCGCGGTTCGACCGCACTGGCGCCGGTGTTCGAACGCGCCGGCGTGGCGATGCAGCTGTTCCACGGCCGCGGCGGCGCGGTCGGGCGCGGCGGCGGATCGGCGTTCACCGCGATCCAGGCGCAGCCGGCCGGGACGGTACAGGGGCGCATCCGCATCACCGAGCAGGGCGAAGTGATCGCCGCCAAATACGGCACGCGCGCGAGTGCCGCGACCAACCTCGAGGCGATGGCGTCGGCGACATTGCTCGCCAGCCTCGAGCCGCAGCGGCTGAGCGACGGCGACTATGCGCGCTTTTCGGCGGCGATGGACACGCTGTCGGACACCGCGTTCCGGGCCTATCGCGACCTGGTCTATGGCACCGACGGCTTCACCACCTTTTTCCGTCAGGCGACGCCGATCGCCGAGATCTCCGGCCTCAAGATCGGGTCGCGGCCCGCCAGCCGCAAGAAATCCGACGCGATTGAGGATCTGCGCGCGATCCCGTGGGTGTTCAGCTGGGCGCAGGCGCGGGTGATGCTGCCCGGCTGGTACGGCGTCGGCGCCGCGATCCAGGCGTTCGAGGACAAGGGCCTGCTGCGCGAGATGGCCGCGGGCTGGCCGCTGTTCGCCGCGACGCTCGACAATATGGAGCAGGTGCTTGCCAAGTCCGACATGGGCATCGCCGCGCGCTATGCCGGGCTGGTCGAGGATCGCGCGCTGGCCGACACCGTGTTCGGGCGCATCCGCGACGGCTGGCAGGCGACCCATGACGGGCTGCTGACCGTGACGCGGCAGACGCGGCTGCTGGAAAAGCACCCCAAGCTCGATACCTCGATCCGGTTGCGGCTGCCCTATATCGAGCCGCTCAACCTGCTCCAGATCGAGCTGCTCAAGCGATATCGCGCAGGTGAGGACGATGCGCGGATCGGCGAAGGTATCCTGTTGTCGATCAACGCGATCGCGACGGCGCTGAGGAACAGCGGCTAGTCAGCCAGAAACGGCACCGCCACTTCCCTTGGCACGCGGATCAGCTTGCCCGATGCGCGTTCGACGATCGCCCAGGTGGTCTTCGCCTCGACCTTCACCCGGCCATCGGCACCGGTGAAGCGCATGTGGCGGTCGAAGCGTGCACCGCGCGGCGCTTCGGGCACCCAGGTCTCGGCAGTGACGCGCTCGCCCGCCGCGACATTGCCACGATAATCGATCTCGTGCCGGGTGACGACCCACACATAGGCATCGACATGGGCGGGATCGGCGACTGCCGCCCAATGCGCGACCGCGACGTCCTGGATCCAGCGCACCCAGACGGCATTGTTGACGTGGCCGAGCTCGTCGATGTCGGCGGGGGTTGCAGTGATCGTCCGGGTGAAGCGCGGCATGCGCTCGCGGCTACCCTGCGTAGACACCGGGCCGCAAGCCCCTGACGCCCGGGTCGAGGACTTCGAACAGGCGACCGGCATCGGCTTCACCGGGCACGCCGTCCGCTGCCGAGGTGACGAACATGCGGTCGAGATCGGGGCCGGCAAAGGCGATGTTGGTGATCTGCGACGCGGGCAGCGCGATCGAGCGCTGGTGCGAACCGTCGGGCGCGAAGCGGCTGATGCGCGATCCGCCCCAGTGCGCGACCCAAAGATGCCCTTCGGCGTCGGTGGTCATGCCGTCGGGCGAGCCCCAGTCGCGATCGAAATCGATGAACAGCGCGCGGCCCGAGAGCGAGCCGTCGGCGGCGCGATCGTACCGGTAGATCGCGTTGCGGCCGGTATCGGTGTGGTAGAAGGTCGCGCCATCGGGGCTGATCGCCGGGCCGTTGGCGATGATGATGTCGCGTTCGAGCGTGTGCAGCGTGCCATCGGGGTCAAGGCGATAGAGCGCGCCGCTCGGCACGTCGCACGACAGCGGCATCGTCCCGGCATAGATGCGACCCTCGGCATCCGCCTTGGCATCGTTGAGGCGATTTTCGGGGAGGTCGGGCTCGGGATCGAGCATCGGCACGATCGCCAGCGGATCGAGCGTCACGGCATGGAAACCGGTCTGCATTCCCGCGATCAGCCCGCCCGAGTCGCGCTCGATCACCCAGCCGATCATCTCGGGCATCGCGATGCGATCGACCGTGCCACTCGCCAGCGACAGGCGGTTGAGCGCCTTGCCGATGATGTCGGTCCAATAGAGCACGCCGTCGCGTGCAGACCACAGCAGTCCTTCGCCAAGCTGGTCGCGGACGCCGGCGGTATCGACGATGCGGATCTCGGTCATCGCTTCCTCAGTGATTATGCCGGGGCACGCCGCGCGTTTGCGCCAGCCGTTGATACTCGACCGCCGGTTCGAGGACTGCGCCGGTGCCGAGCTGTCCGACGACGGCGCGCTGCATTTCCTGCCACGGCGTCTGGCTGGCGGGATAGTCATAGCCGCCCTGCGCGTCGAGGTCGGCGCGGCGCTGCGCCAGTTCGGCGTCGGACAAGAGGACGTTCGCCTCGCCGGTATTGAGGTCGATGCGCACGCGGTCGCCGGTGCGCAGCAGCGCCAGACCGCCGCCTGCCGCTGCCTCGGGCGAGGCGTTGAGGATCGAGGGCGAGCCGCTGGTGCCCGACTGGCGCCCGTCGCCGATACACGGCAGCGCGTGGACGCCGGCCTGAAGCAGATGGAGCGGCGCGCGCATGTTGACGACTTCGGCGGCACCGGGATAGCCGATCGGCCCGGCGCCGCGCATGATCAGCAGCGTGCGGTCGGTCGCACCGAGATCGGGATCGTCGATGCGGTGGTGATAATCCTCCGGCCCGTCGAACACGATCACCGGGCCTTCGAAGGCGTTCGGATCGGCAGGATCGGACAGGTAGCGCTGGCGGAATTCGTCGTTGATGACCGACAGCTTCATCACCGCGCTGTCGAACAGATTGCCGCGCAGCACCGAGAAACCGGCGGCGGGCTTGATCGGATCGTCAAAGCGGCGGATCACGCGTTCGTCCTCGATCACCGCATCGGCGCAGTTTTCGGCCATCGTGCGCCCGTTGACGGTCAGTGCGTCCTCGATCAGCCCCTGACCCATCAGCTGCGCGACCACCGCAGGTACGCCGCCGGCGCGGTAATAGTCCTCGCCCAGATACTCGCCCGCGGGTTGCAAATTGACGAGCAGCGGCACGTCGCGGCCATGCTCCTGCCAGTCTTCGATATCGAGATCGACGTTCAGGTGCCGGGCGATCGCATTGAGGTGGATCGGCGCGTTGGTCGATCCGCCGATCGCAGAATTGACGCGGATCGCATTCACAAAGGCGCTCCGCGTCATGACGTCGCTCGGCTTGCGATCGGCGTGCACCATCTCGACGATCTGCAGCCCGGTCTTGTACGCGCATTCCTGGCGGTCGCGGTAGGGAGCCGGGATCGCGGCCGAACCCGGCAGCGACATTCCCAGCGCCTCGGCCAGCGAGTTCATCGTCGTCGCGGTGCCCATCGTATTGCAATAGCCGGTCGAGGGCGCCGACGACGCCACCAGCTTGATGAAGCCCTTGTAATCGATCTCGCCGGCCGCGAGCATCTCGCGCGCCTTCCACACGATCGTGCCCGATCCGGTCCGCTCGCCCTTGTGCCAGCCGTTGAGCATCGGTCCGACCGACAGCGCGATCGCGGGGATGTTCACCGTCGCCGCCGCCATCAGGCATGCAGGCGTCGTCTTGTCGCAGCCGATCGTCAGCACGACGCCGTCGAGCGGATAGCCGAACAGCAATTCGACCAGCCCGAGATAGGCAAGGTTGCGGTCGAGCCCGGCGGTCGGGCGCTTGCCGGTCTCCTGGATCGGATGGACCGGAAATTCGATGGCGATGCCGCCCGCCTCGCGGATGCCGTCGCGCAGCCGGTCGGCAAGGACGATATGATGGCGGTTGCACGGCGACAGGTCGCTGCCGGTCTGGGCGATGCCGATGATCGGCTTGCCCGATTGGAGTTCCTCGAGCCCGAGCCCGAAGTTCATGTAGCGCTCGAGATACAGCGCGGTCATGTCCGCGTTGGTCGGATCGTCGAACCAGGCGCGCGAGCGCAGGCGCGGGGCAGTCGGGGAAGCGTCGGTCATGCAGTCAGCCTGTCTGGAACGTCGATCGAAGAGCCGCGAAACGCAGGGACTTGGGGATGCGGTCGGTCGCATAATCCGAACGGTGTCGCAGCGATCGTAAACGCCAAGGTCCTATCGACAGCGAGCACTACCCTCTTCCCTCTCCGGATTATACTCAGACAATTGCCAGGAGTTTGGCAATCGGGCAAGTGCGGCCTCGCGGGGTCGCGATCGGACGCTACCAGTACGAAAGCGCCGATACCAGATCATTGGTAGCGCTAACGAGCCATTTTATCCGATAAATCCTCTAGCGGCGGCGGCGCGTACGCTTGAGGCGGCGCAGCAGGCGGCGTTTTGCGGCCGGTTCGAACGCCTGTTCGGGATGCTCGGGATCGAGCGACTGGCTGTCGGCGACGGCGGTCTCGAACTCGGTGATATCCGGCGGCACGAACGGCACCAGTGTTCGCCCCGATCCGCGTAGCGCATCGATCGTCGCGATCAGCGAGCCGGTCTTCGCATAATGCTGCTCCACCGCTTCAGGATCGACGCCGAGATGTTCGGCCATGAGGTCGGTGCGTATGGCGGCGATCGTCGCGCGCGCCGCGCCGTCGTGGTCCGAGGCGGGCCGCGCCTCGATCGTGACGTCGCATTCGCTGTCGAGCCCCATCGATCGATTGTTCATATTTGCCGATCCGACGCGCAGCACCGCGTCATCGACGATCATGATCTTGGCATGGACGTAGATGTCCGCGCCATGCGTGGTCACCGGCGTGAAGATGCGAAGCCGCTCGGAATGCTTGCGCTTGCCGAGTTCCTCGATCAGCGCGGCGCGCGCCGCACCCATCACGAACTCCTCCAGCCAGCCATCGGCGACCTTGGGATTGACGAGCACGAATTCGGGGCCGTCGGCCTCGTCGAGCCGCGCGGCGATCGCTTCGGCAATGGCGCGCGAGGCGAAATATTGCGTCTCGATATAGGCGAAGCGCCTGGCATCCCGGATCATCGCCACGAATTGCGCCTCGATCTCGCGGATCTGGGGCAGGGTGTCGGTTTCGCCGCGAGTGCGGGCGATGGTAACCGGGACGTCGGTGAAGTGCGGTTCGAACCCGTCGATCCATACGCCGTCATGCGCGTGCGGGACCGGCAGCGTCACCCCGCTTGCCAGTTTCCAGCGGTCGCGCGCCAGTTCGCCCAGCGCCTTGGCGACATCGCCTTCGAGCGCCATCGTCGCGTCGTGCCACGGCATATAGCGCCGCCGCGTGAAGGGGCGCCTGCGCCGGTCGTCGCGGTCGCGATGCTCGCGCGTGTCCCAGCGCGCTGCGGTCATGTCGATGCCGCCGCAAAAGGCGAGGCTGTCGTCGATCACCACGATTTTCTGGTGGTGGCTGGCGCCGGTCGGATGGTTCTTGTCGACCTGAAAGGTGATCTGAGGCGACGAGGCCCATTTTGCCAGGCGGAACAGCGTCGTGCCGCGTCCGACCAGCTTGGCGGCGCCGACCCCCCAGGTCAGGATGTTGATCTGCAGATCGGGGCGATTGTCCGCCAGCCACGAAATGAACGGCCCCAGCTTCCACGGCGCACCGTCATCGGGCTTGGACGGATCGAGCCAGATGCGTGTGTCGAAATCCCAGCCGATCAGCATGAGCTGTTCACGCGCATTCATCATCGCGCGGCGCGCACGACGGTAATATTCCTGGGCATCGACGATCACGGCCGCCTTGTCGGCATGTTCGGTGCGCCAAGCGCCGGGATCGGGGGAATTGGTCAAATCGCGACGGGCCCTTCGCTGCTCAGGCGGTGCGTGCACAATTGCGCCTGCGGACTGTCGTCGGCGGTCAGCGCCGCAACCGTGACCCAGCCGTCGCGGCGCAGCGCAGCCGATCGCTGTGGATCGGTGCCCAGCGGCACGAACAGCCGCCGCCGCTCGCCGCCCGCCAGTCCGGCGTCGAGAATGGCGTCGGGAAACAGCGAAAAGCCGATCGCAGGCTCTTCGGCGCCCGATTCATGGACCACGGCATAGCTGCCGCCGCGGCCGATCTCACCCGCAATACCGCGCGCGAAGATCGAGAAGCCGAGCCAGCTTTGATATTCGAAGCCGTGACGCTCGGTCGGATCGAGGGTGAGCGCAACTTCGCCGGGCAGCGCCTGCGCGATCGCCTCCAGCCCGTCGAGCCGGGTCGCAAGCGCGCCTGCGTGCGTGCCCGAGCGCAGCCGCGCGATCGCCTCGGCGAACGGGCCGGCCGCCTCGATCAGCGGCAGATAGGCGCGATCGATCGCGGCGACGCCGGCCGCGTCCTTGGCATCGAGCCGGTCGCGCAGATCGTCGGACGCGCCGCTGCCGATCGCATCGACCAGGTCGGGCAGCGTGAAATCGACCGACAGCCCGACCACGCCCGCCGCCGCCAGCGCCTCGATCGCGACGCCGACGATCTCGCGCGCGGCGACCACGCTGTCGAGTCCGATCAGCTCGCAACCGATCTGGCGCGTCGCGCGGGCCGGGCGCAGCTCGCTCGCGCGCAGCTTGAGCACCACCCCGGCATAGGACAGGCGCAGCGGCCGAGGGTGATGCGCCATGCGCGTCGCGGCAATGCGCCCGACCTGCGCGGTCATGTCGGGTCGGATCGCCAGGCTGCGCTGCGACACCGGATCGACGAAGCGTACCGCATCGGTGGCCCGCCCGGCCTTGAGCCGCCGCGACAGCGCGTTCTCGAACTCGGCGAGCGGCGGATCGACCTGCTCATAGCCATGGCCATGCGCAACATCGAGCACGCGCCGCTCGAGCCGGGCGGCGGCGTCGGCGAGCGGTGGCAGGCGATCGTGGAACCCTTCGGGGAGGAGGCCGGTCATACCCGGCCCCCTATATCCCGTCAGAACTTCAGCGCCATCACCGTTTTCACGCCGGGCAGCGCGCGCACCCTGGCGATCAGGTCGGGCGTCACCGCCTCGTCGACCGACAGCAGCAGCACCGCTTCGCCACCGGCATCGCGGCGACCGAGGTGGAAGGTGCCGATGTTGACGCCGCTTTCACCCAGTGTCGTGCCGATCCGGCCGATGAAGCCGGGCGCATCCTCGTTGACGACATAGAGCATGTCGCCGTCGAGATCGGCCTCGACCTTGATCCCGAACAGCTCGACGAGCCGCGGCGCTTCGTTGCCGAACAAGGTACCCGCGACCGAGCGGTCGCCCGCCTGGGTACGCACGGTGACGCGCAGCAGCGTGTGGTACACGCCTTCGCGTTCGTGGCGGATCTCGCGGATGTCGAGCCCGCGTTCCCTGGCGAGGAACGGCGCATTGACCATGTTCACGGTGTCCGAATGGACCCGCATCAACCCGGCGAGCACCGCGCCGACGATCGGCTTCTGGTTGAGTTCGGCGGCGGCGCCCTCGGTTTCGATCGAGATCTGGTCGAGCGCACCGTGCGCAAGCTGGCCGACCAGGCTGCCCAGCTTTTCGGCGAGCGCCATGTACGGCTTCAATCGCGGCGCTTCCTCGGCCGACAGGCTCGGCATGTTGAGCGCGTTGGTGACGCCCCCATTGACGAGGAAATCGGCCATCTGCTCGGCGACCTGGATGGCGACATTGACCTGCGCCTCGCTGGTCGAGGCACCCAGATGCGGAGTCGAGACGAAACCGGGGGTGCCGAACAGCGGCGACGCCTTGGCCGGTTCCTCGACGAACACGTCGAGCGCCGCGCCTGCGACCTGGCCGCTGTCGAGCGCGTCCTTGAGCGCGGCTTCGTCGATCAGCCCGCCGCGCGCGCAATTGATGATGCGCACGCCCTTCTTGGTCTTCGCCAGCGCCTCGCGGCTGAGGATATTGCGAGTCTGCTCGGTGAGCGGGGTGTGCAGCGTGATGAAATCGGCGCGGGCGAGCAGCTGGTCGAGCTCGACCTTCTCGACGCCCATCTCGATCGCGCGTTCGGGGGTGAGGAACGGATCGAAGGCGATCACCTTCATCTTCAGGCCGCGCGCGCGGTCGGCGACGATCGAGCCGATATTGCCCGCGCCGATCAGCCCAAGCGTCTTCGACGTCAGCTCGACGCCCATGAAGCGGTTCTTCTCCCACTTGCCGGCCTGGGTCGAGGCGTCGGCTTCGGGCAGCTGCCGGGCAAGCGCGAACATCAGCGCGATCGCGTGTTCGGCGGTG
Coding sequences:
- a CDS encoding acyl-CoA thioesterase, which codes for MPRFTRTITATPADIDELGHVNNAVWVRWIQDVAVAHWAAVADPAHVDAYVWVVTRHEIDYRGNVAAGERVTAETWVPEAPRGARFDRHMRFTGADGRVKVEAKTTWAIVERASGKLIRVPREVAVPFLAD
- a CDS encoding ATP phosphoribosyltransferase regulatory subunit — translated: MTGLLPEGFHDRLPPLADAAARLERRVLDVAHGHGYEQVDPPLAEFENALSRRLKAGRATDAVRFVDPVSQRSLAIRPDMTAQVGRIAATRMAHHPRPLRLSYAGVVLKLRASELRPARATRQIGCELIGLDSVVAAREIVGVAIEALAAAGVVGLSVDFTLPDLVDAIGSGASDDLRDRLDAKDAAGVAAIDRAYLPLIEAAGPFAEAIARLRSGTHAGALATRLDGLEAIAQALPGEVALTLDPTERHGFEYQSWLGFSIFARGIAGEIGRGGSYAVVHESGAEEPAIGFSLFPDAILDAGLAGGERRRLFVPLGTDPQRSAALRRDGWVTVAALTADDSPQAQLCTHRLSSEGPVAI
- a CDS encoding phospholipase A, with translation MDKSLPYRMFRCALLAIGQVFAVLGVAASVALFPAAASAQVRTLPAQPATIDAARAGIDVYLVNEGGGDAAADAPATIEVTTLDGVRLTVAQQDAPPATIAAGAFVKLRYAAQASAAAPLAMTAPSASETVVAAAQGNASGFLDRFEPYAPVYGVFGAGDAGAKLQVSFAFRPFDDAGALDGLRFAWTQTMFWAIDEPSGPFRSTNYAPELFYVHNLSDTLTVSGGYRHDSNGRGDIGSIDANRLYAQIAKRWDLGNDWSVVAAPRVWAYVGKQGAAPDLDRYWGFTALHLGIGQRDGVRLAIDARGNPGTGRGAAEAYLSYPLARIGGGLGIYAFGQGFTGYGEAIDDYALQRTHARFGIALTR
- a CDS encoding SMP-30/gluconolactonase/LRE family protein gives rise to the protein MTEIRIVDTAGVRDQLGEGLLWSARDGVLYWTDIIGKALNRLSLASGTVDRIAMPEMIGWVIERDSGGLIAGMQTGFHAVTLDPLAIVPMLDPEPDLPENRLNDAKADAEGRIYAGTMPLSCDVPSGALYRLDPDGTLHTLERDIIIANGPAISPDGATFYHTDTGRNAIYRYDRAADGSLSGRALFIDFDRDWGSPDGMTTDAEGHLWVAHWGGSRISRFAPDGSHQRSIALPASQITNIAFAGPDLDRMFVTSAADGVPGEADAGRLFEVLDPGVRGLRPGVYAG
- a CDS encoding peroxiredoxin, whose amino-acid sequence is MRLSLLLAALALPFAAPVGAALAPGAKAPDFRTQGALNGKVFNLTLSDQLTNGPVVLYFFPAAFTPGCNAEAKAFADATAQFKAAGATVIGMSADPVNRLVAFSTEHCAGKFAVASAGPKVVSGYDVALAGRKMTSRTSYVIARDGRIVYAHDDPSPAGHITGTLAAVKKLARS
- the ppc gene encoding phosphoenolpyruvate carboxylase, yielding MASLPAITNNPDIRFLGRLLGDVIRGYGGEELFKRTEYIRSTSVDRHRGVAGADAIDPGLDRLSLDETLDFVRGFMLFSMLANLAEDRQGVAAEADADIEHALDKLADHGIDRAAVAKLLDRALIVPVLTAHPTEVRRKSMIDHKNRIAELMALKDRGIAETEDGDQVDNAILRQIALLWQTRVLRRERLYVTDEVENALSYLRDVFVPTLPALYARWDRALGERVPTFLKPGSWIGGDRDGNPYVTAESMRHALARAAETVIGQYLDAVHALGAELSISTEHVAVDAGVEQLAEASGDEARSRADEPYRRALSGIYARLAATHEELAGKPAPRPGPLAGDAYAEPGELRRDLRAIAHALAAEGGGTLASGGALGRLIRAVEIFGFHLATLDMRQNSAVHERVVAELLKVGGVSPDYLALGEEERVALLRRELESPRPLTSRYATYSDETASELAILHAAAEAHARFGRAAITNYVVSMAESVSDLLEVHLLLKEAGLYVPGDPPQAHIMAVPLFETVADLEAAPAIMADWFALPEVAAIARTRGYQEVMIGYSDSNKDGGYLTSTWQLARGSTALAPVFERAGVAMQLFHGRGGAVGRGGGSAFTAIQAQPAGTVQGRIRITEQGEVIAAKYGTRASAATNLEAMASATLLASLEPQRLSDGDYARFSAAMDTLSDTAFRAYRDLVYGTDGFTTFFRQATPIAEISGLKIGSRPASRKKSDAIEDLRAIPWVFSWAQARVMLPGWYGVGAAIQAFEDKGLLREMAAGWPLFAATLDNMEQVLAKSDMGIAARYAGLVEDRALADTVFGRIRDGWQATHDGLLTVTRQTRLLEKHPKLDTSIRLRLPYIEPLNLLQIELLKRYRAGEDDARIGEGILLSINAIATALRNSG
- a CDS encoding DUF4168 domain-containing protein, whose translation is MKTLTRSLIAAGLVTISAPALAQTTTPSPNMQQTTPPTTGAPSNAAPTTAAPTTAAPAVSAASITDAEVTQFAKAVVALDAIQKDTTIPAEQKQTQMAAKVQEQGLEPAKFNAIAQTAQTDTTLQGKVQAAIQAEAGVSTTPAPTN
- a CDS encoding phospholipase D-like domain-containing protein; the protein is MTNSPDPGAWRTEHADKAAVIVDAQEYYRRARRAMMNAREQLMLIGWDFDTRIWLDPSKPDDGAPWKLGPFISWLADNRPDLQINILTWGVGAAKLVGRGTTLFRLAKWASSPQITFQVDKNHPTGASHHQKIVVIDDSLAFCGGIDMTAARWDTREHRDRDDRRRRPFTRRRYMPWHDATMALEGDVAKALGELARDRWKLASGVTLPVPHAHDGVWIDGFEPHFTDVPVTIARTRGETDTLPQIREIEAQFVAMIRDARRFAYIETQYFASRAIAEAIAARLDEADGPEFVLVNPKVADGWLEEFVMGAARAALIEELGKRKHSERLRIFTPVTTHGADIYVHAKIMIVDDAVLRVGSANMNNRSMGLDSECDVTIEARPASDHDGAARATIAAIRTDLMAEHLGVDPEAVEQHYAKTGSLIATIDALRGSGRTLVPFVPPDITEFETAVADSQSLDPEHPEQAFEPAAKRRLLRRLKRTRRRR
- a CDS encoding IlvD/Edd family dehydratase is translated as MTDASPTAPRLRSRAWFDDPTNADMTALYLERYMNFGLGLEELQSGKPIIGIAQTGSDLSPCNRHHIVLADRLRDGIREAGGIAIEFPVHPIQETGKRPTAGLDRNLAYLGLVELLFGYPLDGVVLTIGCDKTTPACLMAAATVNIPAIALSVGPMLNGWHKGERTGSGTIVWKAREMLAAGEIDYKGFIKLVASSAPSTGYCNTMGTATTMNSLAEALGMSLPGSAAIPAPYRDRQECAYKTGLQIVEMVHADRKPSDVMTRSAFVNAIRVNSAIGGSTNAPIHLNAIARHLNVDLDIEDWQEHGRDVPLLVNLQPAGEYLGEDYYRAGGVPAVVAQLMGQGLIEDALTVNGRTMAENCADAVIEDERVIRRFDDPIKPAAGFSVLRGNLFDSAVMKLSVINDEFRQRYLSDPADPNAFEGPVIVFDGPEDYHHRIDDPDLGATDRTLLIMRGAGPIGYPGAAEVVNMRAPLHLLQAGVHALPCIGDGRQSGTSGSPSILNASPEAAAGGGLALLRTGDRVRIDLNTGEANVLLSDAELAQRRADLDAQGGYDYPASQTPWQEMQRAVVGQLGTGAVLEPAVEYQRLAQTRGVPRHNH